The Clostridia bacterium region CTATGGATCGACTTGAATTCCGACAAGGAGATATAATTTGGTTCGATTTTCCAGAAGAAGATCCAAAACCTCAATATACAATTAAAGGAAGTCATCCTGCCCTTTTGCTACATGATTATACTTTACCAAATCAAACAGTGATTTTAGCTCCTTTAACATCTCTGTATGATGACCAAGGAAATAAAAAGGAGCTAAAATCTTATCATTTACCGCTTTATAAAAAAGACTACCCACAATTAAAATGTGATTCATATGTGAAATTAGACCAGATCATGACTTTTTCACGTA contains the following coding sequences:
- a CDS encoding type II toxin-antitoxin system PemK/MazF family toxin; this translates as MDRLEFRQGDIIWFDFPEEDPKPQYTIKGSHPALLLHDYTLPNQTVILAPLTSLYDDQGNKKELKSYHLPLYKKDYPQLKCDSYVKLDQIMTFSRNKIGSYICSLNEIDRAALHLKLIESLQMHDTIKEIVVKQIEHTVQKLLEEYIEKMIKEDEK